The genome window TGCATTTGTCATTACAGTTCAAACATTGTTATATTTTGAAGGACAATTAATTGGGGAATGTAATGTATAGCATCTCAGGAActgtatttaagttttgttcttctttttttttttttttgtgattttcaaGCCAACTAATTTGCTTTGTctgggagagaaaaaaagggttGGAAAATGGGTTTTAATTTAGAGGTTTCTAATATTCTGTTCTTTTGTAGGTTCCTGATTTTGCTTACTCTCCAAATCCACACAGTGAGTAGTAGAATCAGATTCCAAGTTCAACTTTTGAGCTTTTTGTGagtgtgtttttgtttggagTTTGAATGATCCAACTTTCTTGCACAGATGGGAGTTCTAGGTCAGATAAGAATAATTCAAAATCAGAGCCAAAGCTGAAAGTTATTCCTCTGAAAGAAGCTTCTCCTTCTAGAGCAACACCTGTATCTACCTCGGCACATCAAAATGTATGAATACCAAATTAAGAGTCTCTAGCTCCAATGTTTGGTTGATTATCATTTGGAgtaagaaaattagtttttgaAGGAATTGTTTCCAAAATATGAGAAACTAAACTCAATTACATCAAATAGTTAAGTTTAGCTCAATTGAATGGGAGGTGTAAGTTTTCCCATGATGCTCCCTAATATTATGTAGTTtgagatatttttaatttcttgccaACCAAACGGATTGTGAATGTTATTTAACTGAATTTGAATCACTTCATTGGGATTTTGCAAAGACAAatagaataacaaaaaaaaggatGTTGACTTTGAAAAACTGGCTTCAGCAAGAAAAAGGCTTCAAGAGAATTACAAAGAAGCTGAAAAtggttcatttattttcttttctacttcTACTGTAATTTTACTAGATTCATCAATTTGGCTTATGCTAaagttgtttgtgtttgtgtgttttactTTGGTGAAGCCAAAAGGCAAAGAACAATTCAGGTTATGGACATCCATGAGATCCCAAAACCCAAGAATGTCTTTGGAAAGAACAAAGGTGGTAGTGGTGGCAGTTCACATGGGAGGCACTGGTGACTGAATACGGC of Quercus lobata isolate SW786 chromosome 8, ValleyOak3.0 Primary Assembly, whole genome shotgun sequence contains these proteins:
- the LOC115956566 gene encoding probable mediator of RNA polymerase II transcription subunit 26c, which encodes MVVHTELKRNKFDCASYCNYRCPWKWKDIMDEWVKLNQPGEQLLLLATDGDSPQQKVTQNGYHQVPDFAYSPNPHNGSSRSDKNNSKSEPKLKVIPLKEASPSRATPVSTSAHQNNNKKKDVDFEKLASARKRLQENYKEAENAKRQRTIQVMDIHEIPKPKNVFGKNKGGSGGSSHGRHW